Genomic DNA from Solanum pennellii chromosome 3, SPENNV200:
taatataaaatatgttattttatcattataacTAAATTTTCTGATCAAAATGATTTTTCCCGAAAAGACCTACTAGAACAAACAagaatagaaaattttaaatttgtgctCATAAAAGTCAATAAAGACTTGTTGCTCTCAAAGACTGCCCATTCTTTATTATtctcataaataaattatttttcccacaaaaaaaaaagaagaaaaggcaAATGTGAAGAAACACACAACACAGCCTATAAACAAAGGAGCAGAACGTCAGTGTAAAAAGTGCAGCAACTTCCTTTTCTCTCCGTTGATTGCGCTTCATTCCGTTGCTGCTATTGCTATTTGCTAAGTGCTAACCCCATTAATAAACCTTGTAGTTTTCCCTTCTTGCCCACTTTCCGCAATTGCCGCAACTAAAAAGTTTTGAGAGAGAAAAGGAAGTGACTTTAAACAGAGTTTTCTTGATCGTATAAATATATTTGGGGTTGGCATTGGTTGCTTGAGAATTTGAACTTGACCCACGTCAAGATTTGGTGGAATTTCATCTGGGTTAGTCTTTGTTGAAGGAGAAAGTGTCTGTAATGGTGGTTTTGGGTTGTCGTTGCTGACATTTTTTGTTTTGTCCACCATGGGTTGTGTGGCGTCCAAGCAGACTGTGTCGGTTACTCCTGCATTTGATCATTCGGGGATTCTCGTTAGAGATGGGGAAGATGTCGGGTCAGGTAGGGGTCGGGTTGGGAGTGGTGGGTTTGGGTTGGATTTTGATTTGAAGAAGGTGAAGAAGAGGGGAGATTCGGGTCTGAGTGGTGCGAGGAGCGAGTTGGATGAGTCAGGTAGGGCAAGTTCGAATGGGTGTGGTAGTGAGTCAGTGAGTTTTAGGTTGGGGAATTTGCAGAAATATGTGGAAGGAGAACAAGTGGCTGCTGGGTGGCCTGCTTGGCTTAGTGCTGTAGCAGGGGAAGCCATTCAAGGATGGGTCCCTCTCAGAGCTGAGTCTTTCGAAAAATTGGAAAAGGTTTGTTGGCAAAACCATAATTTGATTCTCCGTTTCATCGTAGATTTCGAagttaaaactttaaaatttggatttttgtaatttgaagaTTTGTTTGtgtattttacttaattttatttttttaaaagttttgtttGGGGAACAGACCTTTTTTTGGTAACTCGCCAAAAagataattttgataaattttcaaaagctaTGGTCAAAACTCAAGCGCTAGCTATGTGTATAAATCTCTGTTTGTGTCCTTATTTAGTAGTTGTCTTTTACTTAATTTTGTCCTGTGCTGCTGTAGCTTAGGGATGTCTCAAAAGTACTTTCTCATTTGATTGTGATATATCAGGTTAACGTCTCATATGGCAGGGTACTTTTCTTAGATTCAAGACCAGACTAGTGTTGTCCTCTTTGTCATAAGAAATTTGcaataacaacatacccaaATGTAATCCCCTTGGGGGTGGTTGTGTGTACGTGTAGTCTTACTCCTGCCTTAGGAaggtaaaaaaattgtttttgataTCTCTCAAGTAATAAAGCATAACAGAAATTAAGTATGTAaagtaaaataagttaatgtgaagTCTGTTTTTCCGGCTTAATTctcttatttaatttgttaaagtcATCTATCTCTCTTTTCTTATCAATTGATGCATCATAtctcttattttttcttctttccctGAGTAGGGCTTTGGGGGTGGGGTGGAGAGACAGACAGAAAACTAGAACTAAGAAGATAAGATGAAAGATTTGTTCTTGCGGTTCTTTTGCTTGTTAGTTGAAAGCTTTGTACCAAAATGGAAAAGGAATCGGGTGGTAGTAGTGTTTGCTGCTAGCTTAATGAGAAAAGTCTACCCTTTTCATATAGTTCTTTCAGTTCAACTTAAAGCCGGTGAATTAATAAGGTTGAGTTGCTAACTTGCTTTTTTCCACCCTTTTCACGGACTAATGTTTGGATTATAGTGAGTCAGTTTGGTTGGCTCATCTCGTATACTCATCCAAATTCCAAAATACAGGCTTCCGCAACAGGCAACTAGGTCTCTAAGTCATTagttctctaaaaaaaaatcataagcaATGTTGCATTGATATTTCACCTGTTGAGAGTAATACATTTAACTTGGATCACTGTTCCATAGCAGCTGAGAGGTGAAAATTTTACCAgttctaaaaaaaatgatattttctttactaCACCTATTTGATGAATTCAGTTTTGGTATCAAGAGAAGAATGTTGCTGTACTGAAATATGAAACTTCTTACAACTGTTTTATTAACATAAAGAAATATGAAATGATGGAAACACCTTAAAACTCATGGAGAAAAATAGAACTGCTTTTTTATTTGCTATGCACCGATTCAAGTTTGCTGCTCATCAGCTGACTAGGGTCAATATGCTGCTTCTTCCTAATTGGTAGACTTTCTAACAATTTTTAATATCATTCTGTGACTTTAGGTTTTCTAACTGAGGAATGTTTTTCCTATACCATTTCACTGCTCTAACAGATAGGTCAGGGTACATACAGCAGCGTATTCAGAGCACGTGATTTAGAAAGTGGAAGGACAGTTGCCCTGAAGAAGGTGCGGTTTGATAACTTCGAGCCAGAAAGTGTTAGATTTATGGCACGAGAAATTATGATCCTCCGCAGGCTTGATCACCCCAATATCATCAAATTAGAAGGTCTAATTACCTCCAGATTGTCTTGTAGCATGTATCTTGTGTTCGAGTATATGGAACATGATATTTCAGGACTCCTGTCTTGTCCAGAAGTTGAGTTCAGCGAATCACAGGTTTGCTAACTTTTCATAACATTCCCTTGCAGCTTTATCAACTGAATCTTTTCAACGAATggttcatgaaaaaaaaaactggcAAAAAAATTGCATTCGTTTTGTTTTGGAAATGTTATTGGTAAACTTTACCTTCTCTTCCACCCAGTGAGCTCTTACTATTATTGTTGGGCTAAAGATGAGCTGGCTCATTTTACAGATTAAATGCTACATGAAGCAGTTGTTGTCTGGAATCGAGCATTGTCATTCTCGAGGTGTAATGCATCGGGACATCAAAGGTGCAAATCTTCTGGTAAATAATGACGGAATTTTAAAGGTGGCAGATTTTGGATTGGCGAACTTCTGTAACCTTGGAAGGAAGCAACCACTAACCAGCCGAGTTGTCACTTTATGGTATCGTCCTCCAGAGCTTCTGTTGGGCTCCACAGAGTATGGAGCCTCTGTGGATCTTTGGAGTGTCGGATGCGTGTTTGGTGAACTTCTTACTGGTAAACCCATTCTTCAGGGGAGAACTGAGGTACCTCCTTCAATTTTTAGATCTCTTTGCACACTTTAGTGGTCGAAATCATCAATCTTGTTAAACAAGCTTGCAATTgttattaaaataattgtttGCTCATATTACCTTTTCTCGTAGCTACTTTTATTGAATAAAAGATTAGTAACATACTTCTGCAGAGACCGTACCCCATAAAAACTTTACCGCTCATACTGTTCCATCCTCCTCTTTCCTTAGTAATGCAATGTGCCCATTTAGCTCAAACTTCACGTTTAGTCTTTCTTGGTGAACTTATTTATTGCTAGCCAATTACCCTGAATACTTCTTAGTTTTTTGCTGCATGATCAATAGCTGGACAATCACTCTTTTGTGCTACAGGTTGAGCAGCTGCATAAAATTTTTAAGCTCTGTGGATCCCCACCTGATGATTACTGGAAGAAATCTAAACTTCCTCATGCAACTCTATTTAAACCGCAACATCCTTATGAGAGCTGTCTGTGGGATACATTTAAAGATCTAACCAAAAATTCAGTCTCACTCATAGAGACTCTTCTTTCAGTGGAGCCACCGAAACGTGGAACTGCTTCTTCTGCCCTTGCATCTGAggtattattttaatatttcttctctcttttcttttccctttttttgaTATGGTAAtgacaatttccctttcttatcATTGTgtcttgattttcattttttagaaCCTGGAAATgttgttttattgtttgttCTTCGCTTTTCCATTGTTTAAGTGCATTTTGAAATCTATCTCATGTTCTCTTCttccaactctttttcttttacatctCATGTTTTCTtctctaaattttaaaaatttagtttCTACTTTATTTCCTTTCTTATCTTACTATTTACGTTCctcattttgttttttc
This window encodes:
- the LOC107014975 gene encoding protein IMPAIRED IN BABA-INDUCED STERILITY 1 isoform X2, coding for MGCVASKQTVSVTPAFDHSGILVRDGEDVGSGRGRVGSGGFGLDFDLKKVKKRGDSGLSGARSELDESGRASSNGCGSESVSFRLGNLQKYVEGEQVAAGWPAWLSAVAGEAIQGWVPLRAESFEKLEKIGQGTYSSVFRARDLESGRTVALKKVRFDNFEPESVRFMAREIMILRRLDHPNIIKLEGLITSRLSCSMYLVFEYMEHDISGLLSCPEVEFSESQIKCYMKQLLSGIEHCHSRGVMHRDIKGANLLVNNDGILKVADFGLANFCNLGRKQPLTSRVVTLWYRPPELLLGSTEYGASVDLWSVGCVFGELLTGKPILQGRTEVEQLHKIFKLCGSPPDDYWKKSKLPHATLFKPQHPYESCLWDTFKDLTKNSVSLIETLLSVEPPKRGTASSALASEYFKTKPHACDPLSLPKYPPSKEIDAKHCEEAKRKKPSGRARGPETTRKSIRKQNATNKLAPEELPVQNQGVPKSNGSSLGTLKEGDIIIGLERPKPSVDFMGEASHIKNASQGDVPFSGPLQVSGSSGFAWAKRRVDDSSMRSRSKSSSRSLKFEPSGAVHTKNNTELKKQENYEATNGSRTNSKGRDTYESTKHAMQRHWSQLEQTDSFDASDGYHSQELSLALYLKEETAFKRINVVQDQMDKVEFSGPLLSQSHRVEELLEKHERQIRQAVRRSWFQRVRKNGN
- the LOC107014975 gene encoding protein IMPAIRED IN BABA-INDUCED STERILITY 1 isoform X1, which gives rise to MGCVASKQTVSVTPAFDHSGILVRDGEDVGSGRGRVGSGGFGLDFDLKKVKKRGDSGLSGARSELDESGRASSNGCGSESVSFRLGNLQKYVEGEQVAAGWPAWLSAVAGEAIQGWVPLRAESFEKLEKIGQGTYSSVFRARDLESGRTVALKKVRFDNFEPESVRFMAREIMILRRLDHPNIIKLEGLITSRLSCSMYLVFEYMEHDISGLLSCPEVEFSESQIKCYMKQLLSGIEHCHSRGVMHRDIKGANLLVNNDGILKVADFGLANFCNLGRKQPLTSRVVTLWYRPPELLLGSTEYGASVDLWSVGCVFGELLTGKPILQGRTEVEQLHKIFKLCGSPPDDYWKKSKLPHATLFKPQHPYESCLWDTFKDLTKNSVSLIETLLSVEPPKRGTASSALASEYFKTKPHACDPLSLPKYPPSKEIDAKHCEEAKRKKPSGRARGPETTRKSIRKQNATNKLAPEEKLPVQNQGVPKSNGSSLGTLKEGDIIIGLERPKPSVDFMGEASHIKNASQGDVPFSGPLQVSGSSGFAWAKRRVDDSSMRSRSKSSSRSLKFEPSGAVHTKNNTELKKQENYEATNGSRTNSKGRDTYESTKHAMQRHWSQLEQTDSFDASDGYHSQELSLALYLKEETAFKRINVVQDQMDKVEFSGPLLSQSHRVEELLEKHERQIRQAVRRSWFQRVRKNGN